The genomic DNA CTAGCACCACCCCAGCCACCGACAGCAGGATCATGACGTCCCGCATGCGCTCGTACAGATCGGAGCCCTCGCGCACCGACCGCGCGGTGGAGGCCTCTTTTTGCAGGGCCAGCTTGCTCATGACGCGGTCCAGTTGCTCGGACGACGCGATCACGTGTCGTTCGATCTCGGCCGCGCGCGGGTCTTTCTGCACCGGCGGCAACGCGGCGGCGGCGGTGAAGAAGGCGTCGGCGTCGCGTTTCCACGTCTCTTCCATTTCCTTGAAGCGGTCCAGCATCTGGCGCCCCTCGTCCGTCTGGTAGTAGGCCTGCGCGCGGTCACGCAGCTTGTCCATGTTGCGCACGGCGTTGTCGAACTGCGCGCGCGCGGCCTGGCGTTCGCGTTCGCTGGAGGCGGCCAGGTAGCTGTTGCGGGCGCGGCCCGCATAGATGAAATGGATGTTGGCTTCCTTCATGTCGGACAGGCCGCGCAGCTCGACTTCGTAAAGCCGCGTGTTCATGTCGTTGATGCTGGCCAGCCCCCAGACGCCAACGGCGCCAATGGCCCCGCCGATCATCGCCACGATCAAGAATGCGCCCGAGAGCCGGGCGCGGATGCGCAATCCAGTAAATAGCCGAAACATGCTTGCTTCCTATGCGGCCCCGGCCGGATGGCGCGATGGCGCCTGTTGTTGTCGCGGGGCCTGATTGATCCGGACGGGCATGGTAGGGCGACGAGAAGATGAGGGAAAACCCCAGGAATAGCGGGTTTTGCTCACTGTTCACGACGCTGGTTCAAGCAATGGCTTAAGCCCGGCATAAATCCCGCTAATAGGCCAGCGGTTCCTGGCGGAAGGGGTGGATGTCCGGCAGTCCGAGAACACGCTCGCGCGGTGCCCTTGTGGCCTCGGCTAATGCGGGGTTAATGCGCGCCGCCAAACATGGCGTGTCGCAAAAACCAAACTTGGCTTGACGGCGACGCCCCCCTTTCAAGCGCCCCTTGCCCGGGGCCAGCACAAATACGGAAACCGCCGCATCATGCGCACACATCGATCCCTGCCGATCGCATCCAGACTCGCCCTGTCCATCCTGACCCTGTCCATCCTGGCGGCTTGCGGAGGCGGCGGGGGAAGCCATGGAGACACGGGGGGCAGCCTGCCTGGCACGGGAAGTGGCGGCGGTGGCGGTCCTGGCGGCGCCGGGACGGTCGCGCCTCCGGTCCAGTCCGCCGATCCCGTCACGCCGCCTGATCCGGCCAAACCGGCCGATCCCGTCACGCCTCCCGGCCCCGTCAAGCCCGCCGATCCCGTCACGCCCCCCGACCCCGCCAAACCGGCCGATCCCCTCACGCCTCCCGGCCCCGTCAAGCCCGCCGATCCCGTCACGCCCCCCGACCCCGCCAAACCGGCCGATCCCGTCACCCCCCCCGATCCCGCCACACCGGCCGATCCCGTCGCGCCCCCCGATCCGCCCCAGCCAGCCCCTGTCGTCCCCATCAGCGACACCGGCATCCCCGGCTGGCGGCCGACCTCGCCCGTGCCCGCCCCGCCCGACGCGGCGGCCTTCGAGGGCGCGGGCGTCAACGTCGGTGTGATCGACAACGGCTTCGACGCCGATCCGGCCACGGACCACCACAAGCTCTCGGTTGCGGGCGCGCTGCGCGAGGTCCTCGCCCCCGATGCCGCCGAGCCCGTCGACAAGGACGGCAAGATCGCCACCCATGGCGCCATCGTCAGCCGCATCATTGGCGGCAAGGTCGTGGCCGGCGACGACTTCGGCAAGGGCGTGGCCACGGGCGTCAACCTGTACCAGGCAAACCAGCGGGCCACCTTTTCGAACCTGAGCCTGCGCGGCGTGCTGTCAGCCCTGAACGCGCGCGGGGTCAAGATCGTCAACAATTCCTGGTCCTTCGTTCCCGGCCCCGAGTACGCCCTGCCCGACGGCGACGAAACCAAGCCCGATTCGCCGACGGTCAAGGCCTTCTTCCCTGCGCTCGACGAAGCCGTGAACAGCAACGGCCAGCTGCTGGTCTGGGCCAACGGCAACGAAGCGCAACCCAATCCCTATCTGCTGGCCGCCGCGCCTCGTGTCGTGCCGACGCTGGAACGCGGCTGGCTGACGGTCACGCAGGTGCTTGCCGACGGCGATCTCGCGCCCTGGTCCAACGCCTGCGGTATCGCCGCGAAGTGGTGCATCAGCGCGCGGTCGCCGGACGACGACAAATTGACGGGCACCTCGTTCGCCGCGCCCGTGGTCGCCGCCACGGCGGCGCTGGTATCGCAAGCCTATCCCTGGATGGACAACAGCGCATTGCGCCAGACCCTGCTGTCGACCGCCGACGACCTGGGCGACCGTACCCGCTTCGGCTGGGGCCGGTTGAACATGGCGCGCGCGGTGCGCGGCCCCGCCCTGTTCGACACGCGCCTGACACTGGGCGGGGATTTCGTGGCGGACTTCGACGGCATGCGCTCGGAGTTCTTCAACGACATCGGCGGCGACGCCGGCCTGACCAAGGCAGGCACCGGCGCCCTGGTCCTGTGGGGCCAGAACCGCTATACCGGCACCACGACCATCACCCGCGGCACGGTCGAACTGTACGGCAGCGTGGCCGGGGACATCTCGATCCAGGCCGATGGCGTCCTGAGCGCCGACGGCGGCGTGGCGGGACGCTCGGTGCACAACCGCGGCACGCTGGTGGCCAAGGGCAACGGCCTGCACATCCAGGGCAGCTACTTCGCGTTTCGCCCCGAGGCCAGGCTGGCGACCCAGCTTGGCACGACCCTGACGGTCGATGGCCTGGCCTCGCCGGGCAATTCCGCGCTGGAAATCACCAAGCCCGACGACGCCTATGTGGTCAAGTCGCGCGAGACGGTTCTCAAGGCCTTCGCGGTGGTCGGCCGCTTCGGCACGGTCAGCGCCGGACCGAGCCTGCTGTACACGGTCAGCCCCGACTACTCGACCGCCGACCAGATCGACCTGGACGTGGCGCGCAGCAACGTCGCTACCGTGGCGCATGACTTGTACGGCGGCCAGGCCGGCAGGCTGGGCGCCGCGCAGGCGATCGAGACCGCCTTCGAGGCAGCCGACGCCAAGGTCCTGGGCGCAGACAGCAACGTCAGCGACGCCTTCATCCAGCGCGCGGCGCGGCTGCAGAGCGTCGACAGCGCCGCGCAACTGGCGGCGGCGCTCGACAGCGTCAGCGGGCAGATCCATGCCTCGTCGCAGGCGCTCGGCTTCCAGCAGTCACAGGCCGTGAACCGCGCGCTGTCGAACCGCGTCGACCAGCTGGCGCTCGCAGGCGCGCGCAGCGGCGTGTGGATGCAGATGATGGGCGGCGCCGGCAAGTTGAAGCAGTCCGGTTTCGCCGGCGCGGATACGCGCCTGTATGGCGGCCAGCTGGGCGTTGACCATCGCGTCACGGACGACGGCATTCTCGGTCTTTCCCTGACGTGGTCCGACGCCAAGGCCGATTTCGACCATTATGGCGGCCAGTCCAGGAGCCAGGGAACCGGGCTGTCGCTGTATGGCCGCTACGGGGCCGAGACCGGCCCGTACGTATCGGCGCGCGCCGGCCACGAATGGCGCCATGCGGACGTCAAGCGCGACATCCTGGCCGGCGGCGCCGAACGCGTCGCCAGCGGCCGTAACGACCGCGTCACCGCCCTTTACGCCGAGATCGGCCACGCCTTCGCGTTCGACAGCGGCCGCGTGACGCCTTTCGTCGGCGTGTCCTACGACCATCTGGCGCGCGGCGCGATCGACGAAGATGGCAGCGCCTTCGCCCTGCAGGCTCGAAAGAAGTCGTACGACCAGGGGGCCGGCCAGTTGGGCCTGCGATTGCAATCCTCGCCGCTCGACTGGGCCGGGGGCAGCACCACCCTTAGCGCCTATGGCGCGTATCGCTACGGCAACCCGACCCGCCTGGACTTCACGGCCGCCTTCGCCGGCGCTCCGGACGCGAGCTTCGAGGTCCAGGGCATCGGCCTGCCGCGCCATACCGGCTGGCTGGGCCTGGGCGCCAGCTCGCAGCTGGCGGATGACGTCTCGTGGTACGCCAGCTACGACGCGCAGTTCGGCCCCGGAGGGCTGACCAACAACGTGTTCGCGGCGGGGCTGCGGTACCGCTTCCAGTGACGGCCCGCGGGCCTCATGCGTCGCGAAGCGCAGGCCGTCGCCGCACCGACAAGCCCGAAAAGTGCGAAACTTGGCGGAACGGGGCCGGACCGGCAATGGCGCGGCCGGCCTGGCCCCTCAGCCCCGGGGGAAACCAGGACCACCATGACAACGAACTACACGGCGACCTTCATCACGGCGTCCCCCGACAGCACCGCCACGGCCGGCACGATGCCGGCCAAGGCCAACTCCATCGCCCAGCTCCAGCACGCCTTGCTGACGCGGCACCCGTACCACTACACCAGCGATGATCTGCTGTTCGAGGTATACGCCATTCGCAACGGCATCGCGCCCCGGGACCGCAAGCCGGCACGCGAAGCGTTTTTCGCCAGGCCACAGGCCTGCCTGCGCGCCTCGCCCCTGGTCAAGCAATTCGGCTGGGGCATCCATCACGACGCCGAGTCGAAAGTGGCCATCCATGGCGTCGACAGCGAGACATATCGCGAACTCATTGCGCGCGCGGACCTGAAGATCGTGGCGGGGATGCGCAGTCGCCGGGCGTGACGGCGCGGGCCGGCGCCACGGGCTGCGCCAGGGCCCGATCGCCGCGCTCCGACGCCGGCGGCCGCGGCGCCCACACGCTGTCGCGCTCGCCATGGCGGATACGCCGCGCGCTGGCTTTCGCCATCCAGGCCAGGCCCAGCGCAAGCGCCAGCGCCGTGGCGTCCACGGCCAATGCCGGCGGCGTGGTGTGCGCCCATAGTCCGCTGGCGGGCAGCAGCCAGCCCGCCAGCGAGGTGGCCGGAATCGCCAGCGTCAGCGCCGCGGCGGTCCACAGCAGTTGCACGCCCGCCCTGGCGCCGCCGCGCGCAAAGGCCCAGGCCACGCTGGCGAAGAACGCCGCGTAGTACACGCCCCGCAGCCAGGCGTCGAGATCGTCGACGCGGCCATTCAATCCTTTGGCGGCGACGATCATCAACGAAATGCCGCACAGGCTGCCCAGGCATACGCCCACGGTGGCCGAGGCCATCAGCCGCGTATCCAGCCTCTGCCGCGGCATCGCGCCGGTCCTGCGGTCGGCGCGCTTGCGACGCGTTTCGATCCACAGCAGGTTGCCGCTGTAGAACAGCCACGCGCCCGCCAGGCCCAGGAAGAAGTACAGCCACTGCACCGTCACGCCACCGAAGGACGCCATGTGCAGCGCGAAGAAGCTGCTGACCCAGAGATTGGCGGTGCTCTGCCCGCCCGGCAGGTAGTCGCTGTTCAGCACCTTGCCGGTGTAGGGGTCGAGCGCCACGAAGCCGCCGCGCGCGCGCGGCGACACCGCCCTGTCGTCCTTGCCCCACACCCGCACGATGGCGCGCGGACCGGTGACCTGCTGGTACTGCAGCGTGTCCGGCTCGAAGCCCGGCGCCAGCTCGCGCGCCCGGGCCGCCAGCGCCTGCGGCGCCAGCATGGCCGCCGGGTCGCGCCGGATGGCCGGGTCCGGCGCGCCGGCGCCAGGCCGCTGGAACACCGCCTCCAGCTTGCCCTCGTACATGAACTTGTCCTGCAGGTCGTAGATGCCATCGTGGAACGCGAACACCACCGAACTGAGCGCCATGACCAGGTGGAACGGCAACGAGACAATGCCCACCACATTGTGCGCATCGAGCCACATGCGCTTGAGGTTCCTGCCGGTGCGCAGGGCAAAGAAATCCTTGACCAGCGACGGCAGCAGCACAATGACGCCGGAAACCAGCGCCACCGCGTACAGCGAGGCGATGATTCCCATGAACCAGCGATTGGGATCGCTGTCGAGCGGCAGCCCGACCACGCGATGCAGCACGTCGATGAATGCCGCCAGCCCGCTGGGCGCGGACTGCTGCACCTGCAATTTCCCGTCCGCGTCCAGGAAGGCGATGTAGTGGCGCAGCGGCGATTCGTCATGGTCGTCGGCGCCCGGATCGCGCACCTCCCAGCCCAGGCGCGCCGGCTCTTGCTCGCCGTCGCGCAGGTGCATGGTGAATCCCCTGGCCACGTCCGGGCGCGCCGCCAGCGTCCTGGCGATGAGATCCTGCGCGTCCTGCACCGGCGCGCGCGGCACGGCCGAGGGCGGCGTGGCCCAGCGCGACAGCGGCTCCTTGAATACCGTCAATGCGCCGGCATAGAAGGCGATGAAGAGCGCCATGCCCGCCAGGATGCCGGTCCAGGTGTGGACGGATTTGTAGATGCGTATGTAGTCGGCTTTCATGATGGTGCCCGCCCTCAGAGCGCGCCGGCCAGGAACAACGCGCCATACAGCACGGCGCACGCGCCCCCCAGCCAGGCCCAGGCCCGCGGGCCGCTGCGGAAGAAATAGACCGTGCTCAGCACGCCCAGCCAGACGGGCGGCACCAGCCACATGGCGAGCTGCGAGCGCGTCACAAGGGGAATCCCGCGCGTCATCGCCGCCAGCGCCGCGCTGGCGCCGAGCGCCAGAACGAAGCCGAGCAGCGCGCCCGCCAGGGTCTTGGAAATCCA from Achromobacter xylosoxidans includes the following:
- a CDS encoding autotransporter domain-containing protein encodes the protein MRTHRSLPIASRLALSILTLSILAACGGGGGSHGDTGGSLPGTGSGGGGGPGGAGTVAPPVQSADPVTPPDPAKPADPVTPPGPVKPADPVTPPDPAKPADPLTPPGPVKPADPVTPPDPAKPADPVTPPDPATPADPVAPPDPPQPAPVVPISDTGIPGWRPTSPVPAPPDAAAFEGAGVNVGVIDNGFDADPATDHHKLSVAGALREVLAPDAAEPVDKDGKIATHGAIVSRIIGGKVVAGDDFGKGVATGVNLYQANQRATFSNLSLRGVLSALNARGVKIVNNSWSFVPGPEYALPDGDETKPDSPTVKAFFPALDEAVNSNGQLLVWANGNEAQPNPYLLAAAPRVVPTLERGWLTVTQVLADGDLAPWSNACGIAAKWCISARSPDDDKLTGTSFAAPVVAATAALVSQAYPWMDNSALRQTLLSTADDLGDRTRFGWGRLNMARAVRGPALFDTRLTLGGDFVADFDGMRSEFFNDIGGDAGLTKAGTGALVLWGQNRYTGTTTITRGTVELYGSVAGDISIQADGVLSADGGVAGRSVHNRGTLVAKGNGLHIQGSYFAFRPEARLATQLGTTLTVDGLASPGNSALEITKPDDAYVVKSRETVLKAFAVVGRFGTVSAGPSLLYTVSPDYSTADQIDLDVARSNVATVAHDLYGGQAGRLGAAQAIETAFEAADAKVLGADSNVSDAFIQRAARLQSVDSAAQLAAALDSVSGQIHASSQALGFQQSQAVNRALSNRVDQLALAGARSGVWMQMMGGAGKLKQSGFAGADTRLYGGQLGVDHRVTDDGILGLSLTWSDAKADFDHYGGQSRSQGTGLSLYGRYGAETGPYVSARAGHEWRHADVKRDILAGGAERVASGRNDRVTALYAEIGHAFAFDSGRVTPFVGVSYDHLARGAIDEDGSAFALQARKKSYDQGAGQLGLRLQSSPLDWAGGSTTLSAYGAYRYGNPTRLDFTAAFAGAPDASFEVQGIGLPRHTGWLGLGASSQLADDVSWYASYDAQFGPGGLTNNVFAAGLRYRFQ
- a CDS encoding DUF6157 family protein translates to MTTNYTATFITASPDSTATAGTMPAKANSIAQLQHALLTRHPYHYTSDDLLFEVYAIRNGIAPRDRKPAREAFFARPQACLRASPLVKQFGWGIHHDAESKVAIHGVDSETYRELIARADLKIVAGMRSRRA
- a CDS encoding PepSY-associated TM helix domain-containing protein; this translates as MKADYIRIYKSVHTWTGILAGMALFIAFYAGALTVFKEPLSRWATPPSAVPRAPVQDAQDLIARTLAARPDVARGFTMHLRDGEQEPARLGWEVRDPGADDHDESPLRHYIAFLDADGKLQVQQSAPSGLAAFIDVLHRVVGLPLDSDPNRWFMGIIASLYAVALVSGVIVLLPSLVKDFFALRTGRNLKRMWLDAHNVVGIVSLPFHLVMALSSVVFAFHDGIYDLQDKFMYEGKLEAVFQRPGAGAPDPAIRRDPAAMLAPQALAARARELAPGFEPDTLQYQQVTGPRAIVRVWGKDDRAVSPRARGGFVALDPYTGKVLNSDYLPGGQSTANLWVSSFFALHMASFGGVTVQWLYFFLGLAGAWLFYSGNLLWIETRRKRADRRTGAMPRQRLDTRLMASATVGVCLGSLCGISLMIVAAKGLNGRVDDLDAWLRGVYYAAFFASVAWAFARGGARAGVQLLWTAAALTLAIPATSLAGWLLPASGLWAHTTPPALAVDATALALALGLAWMAKASARRIRHGERDSVWAPRPPASERGDRALAQPVAPARAVTPGDCASPPRSSGPRAQ